ctctttaacGCTGTATTTAGATGTACTCAGTTACTCCCAgttttttattacttctattTGGCATTGTAAGTCACAGAAACTTTGCAGATATTTATGGTTCTTTGCAAAGTTAGATCAGTTTCATGTAATAACTTCGTCTGCGACCTGCTTATAATTTAAACTCCTTAGTGTTCCATGTGAAACTGGTGGAATTTGGATAGAATTTGGAGagcaaacactttaaaaattccAGTCCTAAAGGTTACCTAATTATGTCAGCTTTTGACTTTATTATATACGTTTATAACAGTAAATTGTCTATTTGGGATTACCAGcattacttgaaaaaaatgcgTAAGTTATCAAAGTTTGCACAGGTAGTTTGGTAATCAACTAACAATATTGGTTCCACAGAATTCCTGTTCCAGACTTCCAACTGTTTGTGCCTACTGAATATAGTTAATTCCAGGATTTATCAtccttctggtttttgttttatattgtgTAACTATGGGCAAATGTAAATAAACGTCAGGTACATCTTGGATCACAGTCAAATTCTGTTTGGCACAGAgtagttttattcttttcttagaGCAGCCAGGACTACATCTTACAGATTCTAGATTAATATGCCTTCCCAGATTGCTTATTGAATGGCATATATCAATTAAGTTACTACTTTTCCTATCATCTGCCAGCTTTACAATACAGAACTATTTTGCGGTGCTGGCCCAAGGAAGTCGTCATTGGATATTCTCACTCTGTAGGTATTCTTTATTGAACAAATTTCTACTACATAAAGCAGAAGGCATCATCTCATGCAGTTTATGGCACACTTCATTCTATGGAAGTTACAAACCTTTATTTATTCACTGCTCAAAGTGTAGTATGCAGAGTTCCTAGTCTTATTTTTAATACGGTCCAACACTGAATGCTTGAAAGAAAAGTGGTAACACCAGCGACTAGACCTTGGAGatgcataattttttaaaaaacatttttcagccaTCTTTGCTTCATTAGACAGGTTATGTGCTAGgttctctgaaagaaaattagaaatgaagtttttaaactctttatctcaaaaattacttgaactaAGAACTTAAATACATGACACTTAAAAACATGGTGGTAACTACTACAAAAGGCCTTCCTGTATGCATAAGTACATTCTTAGCTATAGCTTTTCTTCGCTTCTACAATGACCTTTCAGTACAACAGCATTAATACTGAATGGAGAATATAACATAGGAATGACAGAATGAAGTAAGCCATTTAAAGGGAACACCTTCTGTGCTAGGTTATCGTGAATCCAGAAgagatttcatatttaaatacctaacattttcatttctaaatagATTTAACATTATGGAACAATTCTGCACACCTTTTCTTCTCAGTGGCTGGATTTTGGATCCAGAAATGTTCCATGAAACACACGTTCCCTTGTTTAAATCTAGAGTTGTTTTCTTTAGGAGGAGGCAGGATGTTCAGATTCAGTGGGGTGCCAGTTTAGTAATTTTGTTCAAAGTGCATGGTGAGAATAATCTTTCTCCTAAAATGAAGCACAAAGATAAGTAATAACTTTTTATGCATGATAAGCATCAAAAATATGAGCCTGCTggtctttgcttttcatttttctttacctttgtCTTTCAGTCAGAGCCTCCTGCAGTGTGCACACAATGTGATCAATAACTCAATAACTTTTTTCATGCAGTAATTATCTCTATGTGGTATTATCTGAACgctgtttttctttattaccCAAAAGATGCAGGAGATATTTATATAACCAGCTGATCCCATTTTGGATGAAGCTGCTTTGTGACAGCAGGagaaagtttgttttaaatagccTTTTTAACAAATGCTGTATGGAAAGCTTACCAGGCAGTAGTTTTTTCCTAagggaaaaattattctaaataCTCTTTCGCACTTAATACTTTATATTTAATCAAGCACAAAGTAAATGGAAGTGTCCTGTAAATTAACAGAGTTTTAAGCAATTATGCTAAGTGAGTGTCTTCTAATAAAAAAGCCTATTCAGAAATGGATACAACTGTTCTGAAGTTCCTAGATGATGACTGGACTACTGATTCGGCAGAGCAAAGACTTATGTTAAAAAGTAAAGTTCCTACCTGGAATATATTCTTATTTCATTGGCTTCTGATTTTCACAGATTGAAATCTTACAAGAGTCACGAATGATGATTCCAGACTGCCAGCGCAGATTAGAAGTCGCACATGCAGACCTTACTCAGCTACTAGTAAGTATAGCACCAGAACCCACTGATcaagaaatgctgctgctgttccttgaTGAACTTGGATAAACATGCTTGTCTGCAGTGCAGTTGCAGCAGACGAGAACTGCACTGAAGAACTACTTTTTAGAGGTCCCAAGACTCATATTCTGTAACATaccaatatttcattttagataATTGTTTTTGCAGACTTGGTCTTCAGTGTATGAAAATTGTGTGTATTAGAATATGTCTGTATTCTAAAGAAGCTGTCTTTAAGGGAGTGTACACTCAACATACACTTAAATGCTGAACTGCTAGAATGGACTCTGAATTCCTGTGCTAGTTACATGATCAGAAAAATTAGTTCATCTGCTTTAGATAGTTTTCTAGGTAGTCTAGATGTATATAATGCACTTGTAGTGAACTGaaatagtaaaaatactttgcctattatttttattatgctatggacaagaaaaaaagacagctgagTCCTTGCTGATTACTGCTTTATGTTGTATTAGTGAGACGAGTACTAGTGCCACATTTTTTACCATATTTTATACATTACCTGCAGTAATAAGTAGGATCTTACACAAGTAGGTTTATTGAAACAATACCAAGTTTGGAGATCatcatgcttattttaaaagctgccttCTCATCAAGAATTCAGCTACACATGTAAATGGTATTGTGTGGCTAAAAATACATACCCTAAATCAACCCCCAGACGCATTTGATGGCTAAAACACAAATCCCTTCTCAAAAGAGAAGTCAAGGTGTCTTACCCTCAGGTACTATGCCTTcacagtttttcaaaataaatgcgCAGTACTGGGCAGGATTTAGGGTCCTTTTGTCATTCAGCTCATTACTTAACAGTTGCCTGATCTAGATTTCATTGGCATGCAGAAATGGTGCTATTGATCCATGCAGTGTGCTGTACAAACTTAAAACAAGGAAGGGGGGGAGTTACTATTGTTAAGAATTTGGAAGTCTTCAAgagtttctttctgtgctgagcTAATCTGcaatgcttttattaaaatgaactgTATAGTAGTATGGTATTTTTCAATTGTCAATCTGCTTAAGCTTTTTCCTAACAGTGCTCTTGTTCTGACATCTGTTGTTATTGGTTCCAGTTATGCTGTCcttggttttaaatatttaacaataaaataaaggtATGCATAGATGAAATCTACTCACACATGACAGCCATCATCTTGGACCTAAAGTAGGACAAAAGGATTATCTGTGCTTTGAGTCATGTAGAAGCAGTGTTTTCAGTAATTATATATCTCTTGTTTCATACAAtagttggggttggaagggacctttaaatttcatctagtccaacctccctgcaatgagcagggacatcttcaaatTCAcattgctcagagccccatccaacctgaccttgaatgtttccagggatggggcatctgccacctctctgggcaacctcttccagtgccccaccacccccattgtaaaaatatttcttccttgcatctagtctgaatctaccctcttttagtttaaaaccattaccccttgtcctgttacAGCAGGGtctactaaaaagtctgtccccatcttccttATAGGCCCCTTTTGAGTACTGCAGTAAGGTCTCTCTGGGGctgcctcttctccagactgaacaaccccaactctctcagcctttcctcacagcagAGGTGTTCCACCCCTCccatcatttttgtggccctcctctggaccccTCCAACAGGTCCACGTCTTGCTTGTACCAcaggctccagagctggatgcagtgctccaggtggggtctcaccagagcagagcagaggggcagaatcacctccctcaacctgctggccacgcttcttcTGATGCAGCTCAAGATACACTtgactttctgggctgtgagcacacattgctggctcacgtccagcttttcatccaccaacacccccaggtccttctcctcagggctgttcttaatcccttcatcccccagcctgtattgatactgggggaTACAACCAACCTGGGGGCAAGACCTTGTACCGGGCCTTGTTGAGCCTcctgaggttcacatgggcccacttctcaagcttgtccaggtccctctggatggcgTCTCATCCCTCTTGTGTGTCAGCCTCACCACTCAGCttgatgtcatctgcaaacctgctgagggtgcactcatTCCCACTGTATtctgtcattgatgaagatacaAAAAAGTACTGGTCACAGTATGGAccccctgagggacaccagttgtcactgatctccatcCAGACATTGAGCCGTTCACCACTACTTCCTGGATGTGACCATCTGGCCAATTCATTATCCACTGaacagtccatccatcaaatcaGTCTgtctccaatttagagagaaggatgttgtgggggaccCTGTCAGAGGTCTTACAGAAGTGCAGATAAATGACAcccatagctcttcccttgtccactgatacagtcactccatcacagaaggccactAGGTTCGTCAGGCAAGACTTGCCATcggtgaagccatgctggctgtcttgagaatcacctccctgtcctccatgtgcctcAGCAGAGCTTCTgggaggatctgttccatgatcttcccaggcacagaggtaaGGCTGACAGGTTGGTAGTTCCTAGCGTCCTCCTCTCTACCTTCTGTAGAAATGGGTGCAATGCTTCCCTTCTTCCAGTTACTGGAGACCTCCTGACTGCtgtgacttttcaaatatcatgGAGAGTGGCTTGTCAACTATATCAGCCAATTccctcaggactctgggatgcATCTTGTCGGGTCCCATAGAGTTACGTATGTATAGGTTCCTCAGGTGGTCACAAACTCAATCTCTTACAGTGAGAGGGACTTTGCTCCCCCAGTCCCTGTCTTGAGGTCCATCTACTTGAGAGGTGTGAGAAGAGAGATTgtcagtgaagactgaggcaaaaattTTGTTGAGTACCTTAGCATTCCCCTCATCTGTTGTTaccagttatttttcagttacctttttaattttaatcccatgtcaattattttcaaagtactcaaaaattttggtttttattctaggaaaatgaaaaggaattgGAAGAAGCTGAAGAGTACAAAGAAGCACGTTCCTTACTGGAGTCGGTGAAGCTGGAAGCCTAGAAGTTTTTCAGTACTTTCTTTATACTCATTAGCACGGGGTCCATTCCACACTTTCATTTGACTATGGCTGTGTTACTATCGTTGACTTGCTAAGGTTTCCTTTATGTAAACCAGCCTTTCTCTTAACTCCTAGATGCATCAAATAAAGAATCTTGTGAAACAATCTGTGTGTTCCATATTCAGgtaaaatagaaacatttccGGTTTACCTGgattacaaaaaggaaaaataagccAAATTTAATGGAAGTGTAATAATGTAATATCTAATATACAGAACTTAGTCTGAACAATTCACTCTAAGAAACCCTAAAGACCTTAAAGattcatctagttccaacccccctgccatgggcttTAGAAGCACtttatatatgaaataatttcaagcCATTATAGCATAACAATCTGTTGTGAAAGAGAAGATGGACTAAATGACCCTTCAAAGTCacccatctttttttctatgtGCGGTTTATCTGTGATTTTATCAAGTATGTACTCCCTGTTTATCTCTGAGCCCAAGACAGAATTAAGAGTTGATTCCAAATCTTTCTCAGTTCGCCTGCAGTTGATTTGTAGAGCCCAATTCACACAATTACATGACCAAAGTTCTGTTACTTTttcaagaaacagaatttaGCAGCTGGCTGGTATGTTGTCAGTTGGATCTGCCAGCAAGAGTTCTGGATTGAATGCTTCTCCTGAAAGCACCTTGGGCtgtgtgagggtttttttgaacaaaGCTCAAACCCCAGAATGTGAAAGAGAACTAATGGATAAAGGGAATGATGCTTAATCTGCCTGGAAGGCCATTAAAATGTTACGTACAAAAGCTGTGGTTCTTCCAGAATACCTTCTCTACACAGCAAACAGTAAGCTCTGCTGATGAACAAGGAAGCTTTTTACAGTAGTTTTTCTAGTTTGAAAGTGCTCTGGCATGTTCCTTAAAGGCAACACAAAGCACAGGTACTTTTTGTGTGGTGCTATATTTAATActcttaataattttctttgttaatttgCCTGAGTAAACTGCAGTTTCAGTACCTGTATTTGTGTACCTTAAGCACACAGAGTAGCAGGTATACTTCTCCATCACTCGTAAGCACTGCTTTGACAGATGATCAACACCACCAGATTTCTGATTGACTACAGAGTGACCTAGTTTTGAAGTGACCCCAGAGGAGTACTAGACAATGCTAAGAGGTGAAACCTGTGACAGTACTATGGTTCCCTGAGTTTTGCATATGGTTTGCGTACCTTCTTACCAGCATGATACCCTAGGCACATAACTGCTAAACAGAAACTGCACAGTTCGCAGCACAAACGAACTGCTATTGAGGAGAAACCTGTCTTGGAATACTCATTTCAGCCAGCTGCATCTATGGACCTTCACCAGGAAAGGTAGCTGGAGCAGACAAAGTGGATCACATGTCTTAGCTGACCAGTGGCACTCAGTGTAACAGTAACTCTGTGCTTTGTGGCCATTGAGTGGAGTATGGTGAATAAACGCTGAGCTGAAAAGGAGATGTGGGGAGGTGAGTCTGCTGGgtaaagcagaatttaaaataaaaattactcttcttcagaagaaagaataCACAATTCTGGAAAATGAACCCACAGAAAAATGATGTGCAGTTGCCGAGTACCACAAGAAATGCAGGTCAGCGTGAAAGCTAGAGGCATGATCTGTAGTGGCTGAAGGAAGGCAGCATTATGATATGGTTTAAGTTGTCATTTAAAGGCACATGGGACTGAGCAGCTACCATATCAACCAGACTCCATGGAAGAGGTTTTTTGTGCAGTAGTTTCTAGGGTAGAGTGGTGTCTTACATTTGTCTGCTACTGTTTTCTAGCTCCCTCCAATTGCATCATGAGCCAAGATGATACTCTTTCCACTAAGTTCTCCAAAAGACTGAGCATGTTCTGTTGTATAACAAATAGTCAGCCTCACTGGTGAAAATCAAGCAAGGTATGTTCATACCTGAAAGTACATCTCCAGATGCCTCCAGAAGGGTCTAACATCTGAAAGCACAGCAGCGTGATACTTGTAAAAACTATACCAAAAGTTGTGACAAGGCAACAATAACATAGGGCTAGCCCCTGAGGGATGGATTGGCAAAGCCATGCAGATAATGCATTATGCATGCTAGTTGAACAGTTAATCCAGTGATACGTTATGGGGcgagggtttgttttgtttttttgggagTTTCGTGTGTTgtcttttggttgttttggttttt
The window above is part of the Falco cherrug isolate bFalChe1 chromosome Z, bFalChe1.pri, whole genome shotgun sequence genome. Proteins encoded here:
- the TBCA gene encoding tubulin-specific chaperone A isoform X1 is translated as MADPRLRKIKIKTGVVRRLAKERIMYEKEAKQQEEKIEKMKAEACDDYGIKKQIEILQESRMMIPDCQRRLEVAHADLTQLLENEKELEEAEEYKEARSLLESVKLEA
- the TBCA gene encoding tubulin-specific chaperone A isoform X2, coding for MVWKRLAKERIMYEKEAKQQEEKIEKMKAEACDDYGIKKQIEILQESRMMIPDCQRRLEVAHADLTQLLENEKELEEAEEYKEARSLLESVKLEA